The Watersipora subatra chromosome 1, tzWatSuba1.1, whole genome shotgun sequence genome has a window encoding:
- the LOC137385474 gene encoding uncharacterized protein, with translation CASYCVSYCASYCVSYCVSYCVITAYCASYCTSYCASYCASYCASYCARDSVK, from the exons TGCGCTAGTTATTGCGTTAGTTATTGCGCTAGTTATTGCGTTAGTTATTGCGTTAGTTACTGCGTTA TTACTGC TTATTGCGCTAGTTATTGCACTAGTTATTGCGCTAGTTATTGCGCTAGTTATTGCGCTAGTTATTGTGCTCGGGACAGTGTAAAGTAA